In the Primulina eburnea isolate SZY01 chromosome 15, ASM2296580v1, whole genome shotgun sequence genome, CTGGAGGATAAGGCAAGCAAGTGGTGGGAAACCGTCTCACCTACCCCGACAGCCGCCGGAGCAATCACTTGGCAACAATTCAGAGATGTCTTTCTCAAACAGTATTTCCCAGCAGAAGTCAGACTTCAGAAACTGAGCGAGTTTGAGAACTTCTCGCAAACTCTAGACATGTCAGTGGTAGATTAAACCTCCCAATTCAATGACCTTGGAACTTATGCCCCGACAATCATGGCAGATGAAGTTCTAAAGATGCACAGATACAAGAAGGGTTTGATCAGCCGTATCCAGTCATCCTTAGCAGTTTACCAACCTACAAGCTTTGCTGATTTAATGGGAGCAGCGATAAGAGCTGAGACGGATATCAAGCGTCGGGAGAACGAGAACAAGAATAAGCGACCTCTTACTGGACAGTAATCTCAGGGGAAGCCACCATTCAAGAGACCGAATCAGTCCAGTGGATCCTTCAAAGGTGCTTCGTCCCACCCAACTTACCAAGAACCAAAGATGTGCCCCAAATGTAATAATCGTCATTCTGGAGAATGCCACCGACAGACGGGAGCATGTTTCAATTGTGGGAAATTAGTGCATCGAATTGCTAATTGCCCCGAGCCATTGAAGAGAAGTACCAAGCCTAATGCTGATGCTAACCCCAACAAGCCAAGGGAGAATAAGCCCAACGCTCGTGTGTTTGCAATAACCCAAGAAGAAGCAGATGATGCAaacgatgtcgtggcaggtaccaTTTTTGTCAATGAAATTCCagct is a window encoding:
- the LOC140814304 gene encoding uncharacterized protein, whose amino-acid sequence is MCPKCNNRHSGECHRQTGACFNCGKLVHRIANCPEPLKRSTKPNADANPNKPRENKPNARVFAITQEEADDANDVVAGTIFVNEIPAYVLFDSGATHSFISKRFTKKLGLTPELLVEPFRVATPTSKTVEHTECTESVKSVSMSTYSKQN